In the genome of Desulfovibrio desulfuricans, one region contains:
- a CDS encoding hydrogenase small subunit, protein MAHLETTEQVLRNRGVSRRDFMKFCALTAVALGLGPGADMAIAQALSTKPRLPVLWINGLSCSCCTESFLRTAHPLATDIVLSMITMDYQDTVMAAAGDQANAAYEEAIHKYKGQYILAVEGNVPLNGQGMYCIDAGKPFYEKLKEGVENAKALVAWGTCASWGCVQAAHPNPTGATPLHKLFPNKPQLKVPGCPAIPEVMSSILTYIITYDRLPTLDSQGRPVMFYGKRVHDHCYRRAHFDAGEYVESWDDEGARSGLCLYKMGCKGPTTYNACPSTRWNNGVSFPIQSGHGCIGCSEQNFWDQGSFYDRITTIPHLGTNATAETVGVAAVAGVAAGVAVHGVASMVRHAGSKSGKGPSDTDSNS, encoded by the coding sequence ATGGCTCATCTCGAAACCACCGAACAAGTTTTGCGCAATCGTGGTGTCAGCCGTCGAGATTTCATGAAATTCTGTGCGCTTACCGCTGTCGCGCTCGGCCTTGGTCCAGGCGCGGATATGGCCATCGCACAGGCTCTGTCAACTAAACCCCGCCTGCCCGTGCTGTGGATCAACGGGCTTTCCTGCTCTTGTTGTACAGAATCATTTTTGCGCACAGCCCACCCGCTGGCGACAGACATCGTACTCTCAATGATTACAATGGATTATCAGGACACTGTCATGGCGGCTGCTGGGGATCAAGCCAATGCAGCCTACGAGGAGGCCATCCATAAATACAAGGGCCAGTATATTCTGGCTGTAGAAGGCAACGTGCCCCTCAACGGCCAGGGCATGTACTGCATTGATGCTGGCAAACCGTTTTATGAAAAGCTCAAGGAGGGCGTGGAAAACGCAAAGGCTCTGGTGGCCTGGGGAACCTGCGCATCATGGGGCTGCGTGCAGGCCGCCCACCCCAACCCAACCGGCGCCACGCCTTTGCACAAGCTGTTTCCCAACAAACCCCAGCTCAAGGTGCCCGGTTGCCCGGCCATACCTGAGGTCATGAGCTCAATTCTGACCTACATCATTACTTACGACAGGCTGCCGACGCTTGATTCTCAGGGCAGGCCCGTGATGTTTTATGGCAAGCGCGTGCACGACCACTGCTACCGCAGGGCGCACTTTGACGCGGGCGAATACGTGGAATCGTGGGACGATGAAGGCGCACGCTCTGGCCTGTGCCTTTACAAGATGGGCTGCAAAGGCCCCACCACCTACAATGCCTGCCCCTCAACACGCTGGAACAACGGCGTTTCCTTCCCCATTCAGTCTGGCCACGGCTGCATTGGCTGCTCGGAACAGAACTTCTGGGATCAGGGATCGTTTTATGACCGCATAACCACCATCCCGCATCTTGGTACCAATGCCACGGCAGAGACCGTGGGCGTTGCCGCTGTGGCGGGCGTAGCCGCTGGCGTGGCCGTACACGGCGTTGCCAGCATGGTGCGCCATGCAGGCAGCAAAAGCGG
- a CDS encoding methyl-accepting chemotaxis protein: MLADLKIARKLSLLLILPMATFLLLVTVESINRWEAIDRLKLIGRSLAVSLSAGELIHEVQKERGYTAGYLGSKGKKFAAELAEQIVKSDAAHKRFLSVLAETDSHNKGFFQPLFAAAVTKFADLSNTRSAARGVNLDALQAIAAYNGSINELIMAVAVLNSRCDMTLTSILQIMHGKEIAGQERATLNAAFSAGTFSKQLYRDWLYRVSAQNTYLRSFAELGGKDAETLLQGKIKSADDEVGRFRETAYANLEKSNLEVEPQEWFAAATRRIDRLMEVERQWGTSLLELENAAIKSAQREFALTCSSALLIAFVTVVLGWRICITIGRPVRSTLRYAQSVTQGDFDAVLAVAQKDEVGGLADALRDMVCRLKEHIETAKNQQLLAEERGKLADQCRETAEQAEKATRERANALVLAVDKIHGVVESLNIALNSLLEQVQISNGGATSQSKRLDITTAAMQEMSMTVVEVAKNAADAAQTADNSHQQATAGAAVVENVVAAIGQVQQQSNDMKVDMGLLGQQAEGIGQILNVISDIADQTNLLALNAAIEAARAGDAGRGFAVVADEVRKLAEKTMLATKEVGEAIHAIQSGTRKHITHVEQTAGTIEAVTGLARQAGDALQELVNLASASTVQVQSIATASEEQSAASETIHKSLEDINSLALSTASAMEQASLALDELRNQTDILVGVMTDLKNTNSQKTCSLPQ, from the coding sequence ATGCTTGCAGATCTCAAAATTGCTCGTAAACTCAGTCTGTTGCTCATATTGCCAATGGCAACTTTTTTGCTTCTTGTAACGGTTGAGAGCATTAACCGCTGGGAGGCCATTGACCGGCTCAAGCTTATTGGGCGCTCGCTCGCGGTCAGTCTTTCCGCAGGCGAACTGATCCATGAGGTTCAAAAGGAACGCGGCTATACCGCTGGCTATCTGGGCAGCAAAGGTAAAAAATTTGCTGCTGAACTTGCTGAACAAATTGTCAAATCTGACGCGGCGCACAAGCGATTTTTGTCTGTGCTTGCTGAAACAGACAGCCATAACAAAGGGTTTTTCCAACCATTGTTTGCTGCTGCCGTGACAAAATTTGCTGACCTGTCCAACACCCGGAGCGCCGCGAGGGGAGTTAACCTAGACGCCTTACAGGCTATCGCTGCATACAACGGCAGCATCAATGAGCTGATCATGGCGGTTGCGGTGCTCAATTCACGCTGCGACATGACGCTCACATCAATTCTCCAGATCATGCATGGCAAAGAAATTGCGGGGCAGGAGCGCGCCACGCTCAACGCCGCTTTTTCTGCCGGTACGTTCAGCAAGCAGCTGTACCGCGACTGGCTCTACCGTGTGAGTGCGCAAAACACCTACTTGCGCTCTTTTGCAGAGCTTGGCGGCAAAGATGCTGAAACTTTGCTGCAAGGCAAAATTAAATCTGCAGATGACGAAGTTGGCCGTTTTAGAGAAACAGCCTATGCAAACCTGGAAAAATCAAATCTTGAGGTTGAACCGCAAGAATGGTTTGCAGCAGCCACCAGACGCATCGACAGGTTGATGGAAGTAGAAAGGCAATGGGGAACCAGCTTGCTTGAGTTGGAAAACGCAGCGATAAAATCCGCCCAGCGAGAATTTGCGCTTACCTGCTCAAGCGCCCTGCTGATCGCATTTGTTACCGTTGTGTTGGGCTGGAGGATATGCATCACCATCGGCAGGCCCGTGCGCAGCACCTTGCGCTATGCGCAAAGCGTCACGCAGGGCGATTTTGACGCCGTACTCGCCGTTGCTCAAAAGGACGAAGTCGGCGGCCTTGCCGATGCGCTGCGCGATATGGTGTGCCGGTTGAAAGAGCATATAGAAACGGCAAAAAATCAGCAGCTGCTTGCTGAAGAACGCGGCAAACTGGCAGATCAGTGCCGCGAAACCGCCGAACAAGCCGAAAAGGCCACCAGGGAGCGGGCAAACGCGCTCGTGCTGGCCGTGGACAAAATTCATGGCGTCGTTGAATCGCTCAACATCGCCTTAAACAGTCTGCTGGAACAGGTGCAGATTTCCAATGGGGGTGCAACAAGCCAGTCAAAGAGACTCGACATCACCACTGCTGCCATGCAGGAAATGAGCATGACAGTTGTTGAAGTTGCCAAAAACGCCGCCGATGCAGCGCAAACAGCGGATAATTCGCACCAGCAGGCAACGGCTGGGGCGGCGGTAGTTGAAAACGTCGTCGCTGCCATAGGACAGGTGCAACAGCAGTCCAATGATATGAAAGTCGACATGGGGTTGCTGGGACAACAGGCCGAAGGCATCGGGCAGATACTGAATGTTATCAGCGATATTGCCGACCAGACCAACCTGTTGGCCCTTAACGCCGCCATTGAAGCCGCGCGCGCTGGCGACGCCGGCCGCGGTTTTGCCGTGGTTGCGGACGAAGTACGTAAACTGGCCGAAAAAACCATGCTGGCCACCAAGGAAGTGGGCGAGGCCATACACGCCATACAGAGCGGCACCCGCAAGCACATCACGCATGTGGAGCAGACGGCGGGCACCATCGAGGCGGTGACCGGCCTTGCACGGCAGGCTGGCGATGCCCTGCAGGAGCTGGTCAATCTGGCGAGCGCTTCAACTGTGCAGGTGCAGTCCATCGCCACGGCCTCAGAAGAACAATCCGCCGCGAGCGAAACAATCCACAAAAGTCTTGAGGACATCAACAGCCTTGCTCTTTCAACGGCTTCAGCCATGGAACAGGCATCCCTCGCCCTTGATGAACTGCGCAACCAGACTGACATTCTTGTTGGCGTCATGACCGACCTCAAAAACACCAACAGCCAAAAAACGTGCTCCCTGCCTCAATAA
- a CDS encoding energy transducer TonB gives MSLILHGLVLACMLGFGALLARQGAVLPGGAVVVSLVDVGSTAVGQTGLSQQAASAAAEGEDSPSGQNPGQHAAPSVRSEPDAAVAVKRTEVKPEPAEKAERYAVRKSVVIPRLEHQQQVGRQAPIQQDLPARQADAATAAGGDSGKSAAGSGAGAAGQATSSAQGQGNSPPQVMPWNAAGGPAFMRQGPLHYPRAAQRRNLEGKAVVEAYLDMQGKLVRARVLQADHQDFADAALACIQASSFRPAQREGRAIPCVVRIPMLFVLKGM, from the coding sequence GTGTCCCTGATTCTGCACGGGCTGGTGCTTGCTTGCATGCTGGGCTTTGGCGCGCTGCTCGCCAGGCAGGGCGCTGTGCTGCCTGGCGGAGCCGTGGTGGTAAGCCTTGTTGACGTGGGCAGCACGGCTGTGGGGCAAACCGGCCTCTCCCAACAAGCGGCGTCGGCTGCGGCAGAGGGGGAGGACTCCCCCTCTGGACAAAATCCGGGGCAGCATGCCGCCCCGTCTGTGCGGTCAGAGCCTGACGCAGCCGTTGCTGTCAAAAGAACAGAGGTCAAGCCAGAACCAGCGGAAAAGGCGGAAAGGTACGCCGTCCGCAAAAGCGTCGTTATCCCCAGGCTCGAACACCAGCAGCAGGTGGGGCGGCAAGCGCCCATACAGCAAGACTTGCCAGCGCGGCAGGCAGATGCAGCAACTGCGGCGGGCGGAGACAGCGGCAAAAGTGCAGCAGGCAGCGGCGCGGGCGCTGCCGGGCAGGCCACGTCCAGCGCGCAGGGACAAGGAAATTCGCCGCCGCAGGTCATGCCCTGGAATGCGGCAGGCGGCCCGGCCTTTATGCGGCAGGGGCCCTTGCACTACCCAAGGGCTGCCCAGCGGCGCAACCTTGAGGGCAAGGCCGTGGTTGAGGCGTATCTTGATATGCAGGGAAAGCTGGTCCGCGCCCGAGTGCTGCAGGCCGATCATCAGGACTTTGCCGACGCGGCGCTGGCGTGCATTCAGGCTTCGTCGTTCAGGCCAGCCCAGCGCGAGGGCAGGGCCATCCCCTGCGTGGTGCGTATTCCCATGCTGTTTGTTCTTAAGGGAATGTAG
- a CDS encoding metal ABC transporter permease has product MDDFFHYAFLQRALLMAVLGGSVCGAMGVFVVLWRMSLVGMCVSHAAFAGALVALWLGAPPLAGGLAASLGAASAVGPLAQKPGLSLDTAMGVVFSVVMSLAMLALGLMPGARTEGLSLIWGSLLTVTGFDLQLMSGTALLLFGFIFLFFKEIEAIMGQRRAAAAAGIPVRGIHYACLALMGLVVAFALKAIGGLLIYALIVTPAATALQLTYRLSRMFLLSALFGIIACVSGLWLSFHWAVPPGAVIVLVSCAMLMAAMAVSPKKTPR; this is encoded by the coding sequence ATGGATGATTTTTTCCACTATGCCTTTTTGCAGCGCGCCCTGTTAATGGCGGTGCTGGGCGGCTCCGTGTGCGGTGCAATGGGCGTATTTGTGGTGTTGTGGCGTATGAGCCTGGTTGGCATGTGCGTATCTCACGCCGCCTTTGCCGGGGCGCTGGTAGCGTTGTGGCTGGGCGCGCCGCCTCTGGCGGGTGGCCTGGCCGCCAGCCTTGGCGCAGCGTCCGCTGTGGGACCGCTGGCCCAAAAACCCGGTCTCAGCCTTGATACGGCCATGGGCGTGGTTTTTTCGGTGGTGATGAGCCTGGCAATGCTGGCCCTTGGCCTCATGCCAGGCGCACGCACCGAAGGGCTCAGCCTTATCTGGGGCAGCCTGCTCACCGTAACTGGCTTTGACCTGCAGCTCATGTCGGGCACTGCCCTGCTTCTGTTTGGTTTTATCTTTTTGTTTTTCAAGGAAATTGAGGCAATCATGGGGCAACGGCGGGCTGCTGCTGCGGCGGGCATACCTGTACGCGGCATCCACTATGCCTGCCTTGCACTCATGGGGTTGGTGGTGGCCTTTGCCTTAAAGGCCATCGGCGGGTTGCTCATTTACGCGCTTATTGTCACCCCTGCCGCCACGGCCTTGCAGCTCACCTACCGGCTGAGCCGCATGTTTTTACTCTCGGCCCTGTTTGGCATTATTGCCTGCGTGAGCGGCCTGTGGCTTTCGTTCCACTGGGCGGTACCGCCCGGTGCGGTCATTGTGCTGGTTTCGTGCGCCATGCTTATGGCGGCTATGGCCGTTTCGCCCAAAAAAACGCCGCGCTGA
- a CDS encoding metal ABC transporter ATP-binding protein, producing the protein MSAPLAELRHVGVCYGKRPVLRDICLNIEAGDFWTLIGPNGAGKSTLLGLFNGLTRCSQGAVLFKGAALEPGGMAAVRRQVAHVFQATDLDPKMPLSVFASVLSGTYGRLGLFRWPGKKEKQLAIRSLEVVGLAHLAQRPIGQLSGGERQRVALARALAQEPELLLLDEPTAALDWRAQRDICNAVADLRNAFNLTVIMVTHDLNAVFALAHKVAMLRDGCLLWQGSADDAATPELLSQLYDVPIQIARSGQRKAALF; encoded by the coding sequence GTGAGCGCGCCGCTGGCGGAGCTCAGGCATGTCGGCGTTTGCTACGGCAAGCGCCCTGTCTTGCGCGACATTTGCCTGAATATTGAAGCCGGAGACTTCTGGACGCTCATCGGGCCCAACGGTGCGGGCAAATCCACGCTGCTGGGCCTGTTTAACGGCCTCACCCGCTGCAGCCAGGGAGCGGTGCTGTTTAAGGGCGCAGCCCTTGAGCCGGGCGGTATGGCTGCGGTGCGCAGGCAGGTGGCGCACGTTTTTCAGGCTACAGACCTTGACCCCAAGATGCCGCTTTCTGTCTTTGCCTCGGTACTCAGCGGAACCTATGGACGGCTGGGGCTTTTTCGCTGGCCGGGCAAAAAGGAAAAACAGCTTGCCATACGGTCGCTTGAGGTGGTCGGCTTGGCTCATCTGGCCCAGCGCCCCATCGGGCAGCTCTCGGGCGGCGAGCGGCAGCGCGTGGCGCTGGCACGCGCCCTGGCGCAGGAGCCGGAGCTGCTGCTGCTCGACGAGCCGACAGCGGCGCTCGACTGGCGTGCGCAAAGAGATATCTGCAATGCCGTTGCCGATCTGCGCAATGCTTTTAATCTTACGGTGATCATGGTCACCCATGATCTCAACGCCGTTTTTGCCCTGGCGCACAAGGTGGCCATGCTGCGTGACGGTTGTCTGCTCTGGCAAGGCAGCGCCGATGATGCCGCCACCCCCGAGCTGCTGAGCCAGCTGTACGACGTGCCTATCCAGATTGCCCGCAGCGGCCAGCGCAAGGCCGCGCTGTTTTAG
- a CDS encoding metal ABC transporter substrate-binding protein, with the protein MKKAAVFLWLVLLFCSTASQAADVVRVVAGTSLISDIVADLAQNRCEILTLNQGSSCPGHENASTGDYVFAARANLLLIHPFQRNLQQVSAMLAAVDNPKLKVAEVSPRNSWLIPQVQKQAVNEIAAALEVIAPELAPDIQLRARQRMQRIDAAETQCRELLAPLHGKRVIAATMQAEFASWAGLEVVRTFGRAEDINARELAEILNAVKNIPVAGVVDNYQSGPDAGLPLALELGVAHVVLSNFPGSSDDAPDYFSLLMHNVRQLQALAKP; encoded by the coding sequence ATGAAAAAAGCTGCCGTATTTCTCTGGCTTGTCCTGCTGTTCTGCTCCACCGCCAGCCAGGCGGCCGATGTTGTGCGCGTTGTGGCGGGCACTTCGCTTATCTCAGATATCGTTGCCGATCTTGCCCAAAACCGGTGCGAAATTCTCACCCTGAATCAGGGCTCCAGCTGCCCGGGACACGAAAATGCCAGTACGGGTGATTACGTTTTTGCCGCCAGGGCAAACCTGCTGCTTATCCATCCTTTTCAGCGCAATCTGCAGCAGGTAAGCGCCATGCTGGCGGCTGTGGACAACCCGAAGCTCAAAGTTGCAGAGGTCAGCCCCCGCAACAGCTGGCTTATCCCCCAGGTGCAAAAACAGGCGGTAAACGAAATTGCCGCCGCGCTGGAGGTCATTGCCCCCGAACTTGCACCGGACATACAGCTCAGGGCTCGCCAGCGGATGCAACGCATCGACGCGGCTGAGACGCAGTGCCGCGAGCTGCTTGCCCCCCTGCACGGCAAAAGGGTTATTGCGGCAACAATGCAGGCCGAATTTGCGAGCTGGGCCGGCCTTGAGGTTGTGCGCACCTTTGGCAGGGCCGAAGACATCAACGCCCGTGAGCTGGCGGAAATTTTGAACGCGGTAAAAAACATACCGGTGGCAGGCGTGGTGGACAACTACCAAAGCGGGCCTGACGCGGGGCTGCCGCTGGCGCTTGAACTTGGGGTCGCGCATGTGGTGCTTTCAAACTTTCCAGGGTCCAGCGACGATGCGCCCGACTACTTCAGCCTGCTGATGCACAACGTACGGCAGCTGCAAGCGCTGGCAAAACCGTGA
- a CDS encoding class I SAM-dependent methyltransferase: protein MHADSAQEFQREEFFNTHAAGWEARNYPPEKLRQVDQLMSSLPLAQAGVIIDVGCGEGVLQPYLRKYARPDAALLALDPSPDMLQRLSARFPHVRTYQARAESMPLTDASADMVICFSAFPHIGDKQAAAREFYRILRPAGRAYVLHIDGREKLNQLHDSHHAVEGDHLPCPTGMSIIFTTAGFTSIEAHEGPDHYFFCAVKK, encoded by the coding sequence ATGCATGCAGACAGCGCCCAAGAGTTTCAGCGAGAGGAATTTTTCAACACCCACGCCGCGGGCTGGGAGGCCCGCAACTACCCGCCGGAAAAACTGCGTCAGGTGGATCAGCTGATGAGCAGCCTGCCGCTGGCGCAAGCCGGGGTTATTATTGATGTGGGCTGCGGCGAGGGAGTGCTGCAGCCGTATTTGCGCAAATACGCCCGCCCGGATGCCGCACTGCTGGCGCTTGACCCGTCGCCTGACATGCTGCAACGCCTCTCGGCCCGGTTTCCCCACGTGCGCACCTATCAGGCCAGGGCGGAATCCATGCCCCTGACCGATGCCAGCGCAGATATGGTCATCTGTTTTTCCGCCTTTCCGCATATTGGCGACAAGCAGGCTGCAGCAAGAGAATTTTACCGCATTCTTCGTCCCGCAGGCCGGGCCTACGTGCTGCACATCGACGGCCGCGAAAAGCTCAACCAGCTGCACGACAGCCACCACGCGGTGGAAGGCGATCACCTGCCCTGCCCTACGGGCATGAGCATTATCTTTACCACAGCAGGGTTTACATCCATTGAGGCCCATGAAGGGCCAGACCATTACTTTTTTTGCGCTGTCAAAAAATGA
- a CDS encoding TonB-dependent receptor has protein sequence MKKVSALVAAAILAGHCIYAQPGWAADAPPAADGQATPAPKTDLTQGSLSAYDLPAVTAFGVADQPPTVPVQTRFGTQYNVVTEEQIRQQNSLDFYDALRNVPGVMYQKKNIIGGQTGASLYVRGRGASHPSPDVNIYFDDVPRSGVLYGQSLADGIPVYALGGMEIYKYPQPSRFGSGYAMLNFIPKYMTEEVYELRIGAEGGSYGTVAENVGMGAKKENVDIYAAQSLISTLGHKDHTAAYQSSYYGNMGVGLSDNWTLRMMANRVDAQTQAPNNPITNTRATDRFDTQTSLATLSLINKYSNASGYLKGYYNDTLFYLRGENSNTTTSVQTNNLYGLRGRETYTIWEGSEIVNGFDLDISDLRNDQRRYATNATTSWEFPQHRLFSPYAAISQMIGSKESFHVTPSTGLRLYTSSLFEDKAAPQAGLVLGYNNTNLGFNYARGVNYPSPVVLQGLLANKTSLPAGLDTKDIRPEVVDHYEVSLSHTQPGLFTASATVFHDDGRDRLRAYMYGNAMPTSDFFTSSTAEYKINGLELSASVTPTDNLELFAGATWLKAWAKGDDGVSTGKMPYTPAFALQTGFKWKFIEHFQLSGDYQYLKDVYYAQNWARTTSPAAPASTAPNLTEKDRLPDINVFNARLDYIFSYDDMHIEEGKVFVAVNNIFNTPYAYSMERAGNDRGLYNMPGTTIMVGFDLKF, from the coding sequence ATGAAAAAGGTTTCAGCACTTGTGGCGGCTGCAATTCTTGCAGGCCACTGCATTTACGCCCAGCCTGGCTGGGCGGCCGACGCGCCGCCAGCGGCAGACGGGCAGGCTACCCCGGCCCCCAAAACCGATCTGACGCAGGGCAGCCTGTCGGCGTACGATCTGCCTGCGGTTACCGCATTTGGCGTGGCCGACCAGCCCCCCACCGTCCCCGTGCAGACGCGCTTTGGCACGCAATACAACGTGGTTACCGAAGAGCAGATACGCCAGCAGAATTCGCTCGATTTTTATGACGCCCTGCGCAACGTGCCGGGCGTCATGTACCAAAAAAAGAACATCATCGGCGGGCAGACGGGTGCGAGCCTGTATGTGCGCGGTCGCGGCGCAAGCCACCCAAGCCCCGACGTCAACATCTACTTTGACGATGTGCCCCGCAGCGGCGTTTTGTACGGGCAGTCGCTGGCCGACGGCATACCGGTGTACGCGCTGGGCGGTATGGAAATTTACAAGTACCCCCAGCCTTCGCGCTTTGGCAGCGGCTACGCCATGCTGAATTTTATCCCAAAATACATGACAGAAGAGGTCTACGAGCTGCGCATCGGCGCAGAGGGCGGCAGCTACGGCACTGTGGCCGAAAATGTGGGCATGGGCGCGAAAAAAGAAAATGTGGATATCTACGCCGCCCAGAGCCTCATCAGCACCCTTGGACACAAGGACCATACAGCAGCCTATCAGTCCAGCTATTACGGCAACATGGGCGTTGGCCTTTCAGACAACTGGACATTGCGCATGATGGCCAACAGGGTTGACGCCCAGACCCAGGCCCCCAACAACCCCATAACCAACACCCGCGCGACAGACCGTTTTGACACGCAGACAAGTCTGGCCACGCTGAGCCTCATCAACAAGTACAGCAACGCCAGCGGCTACCTCAAGGGATACTACAACGACACGCTGTTTTATCTGCGCGGCGAAAACAGCAATACCACCACTTCGGTGCAGACCAACAACCTTTACGGCCTGCGAGGCCGCGAAACGTACACCATCTGGGAGGGCAGCGAGATCGTCAACGGTTTTGACCTTGACATCAGCGACCTGCGCAACGACCAGCGCAGATACGCCACCAATGCCACAACCTCGTGGGAATTTCCGCAGCACAGGCTGTTTTCGCCCTATGCGGCAATCAGCCAGATGATCGGCAGCAAGGAGAGCTTTCATGTAACGCCCTCCACCGGGCTGCGTCTTTATACGAGCAGCCTTTTTGAAGACAAGGCCGCTCCGCAGGCAGGCCTGGTGCTCGGCTACAACAACACCAACCTTGGCTTCAACTATGCACGGGGCGTCAACTATCCAAGCCCCGTGGTGCTGCAGGGCTTGCTGGCCAACAAGACCTCCTTGCCCGCAGGGTTGGACACCAAGGACATTCGCCCTGAAGTGGTGGACCACTACGAAGTATCGCTCAGCCACACCCAGCCCGGCCTGTTTACGGCCAGCGCCACGGTGTTTCACGACGATGGCCGCGACAGGCTGCGCGCCTATATGTACGGCAACGCCATGCCGACCAGCGATTTTTTTACGTCTTCCACGGCGGAATATAAGATCAACGGCCTCGAACTCTCCGCCAGCGTCACGCCAACCGACAATCTTGAGCTGTTCGCTGGCGCAACATGGCTCAAAGCATGGGCCAAGGGCGACGATGGCGTAAGCACAGGCAAAATGCCCTACACGCCAGCCTTTGCCCTGCAAACCGGCTTCAAGTGGAAGTTCATTGAGCACTTCCAGCTCAGCGGCGATTACCAGTACCTCAAGGATGTCTATTACGCCCAGAACTGGGCGCGTACCACATCTCCTGCAGCGCCGGCCAGCACTGCCCCCAACCTGACGGAAAAAGACCGTCTGCCCGACATCAATGTATTTAACGCCAGGCTCGACTACATCTTCAGCTACGACGATATGCATATTGAAGAAGGCAAGGTCTTTGTGGCCGTAAACAATATATTTAACACGCCATACGCTTACAGTATGGAGCGTGCTGGCAACGATCGCGGGCTTTACAATATGCCTGGAACCACCATCATGGTCGGTTTTGACCTCAAGTTTTAA
- a CDS encoding nitroreductase family protein encodes MKKLNFTVDSSKCIRCDACVADCPRHIIYRTETENDGLPAIPPLQEQNCLECQHCLAVCPAGAVSILGRHPQNSIELTPAKLPTAEQMHTLLRARRSVRQYKNENVPSNLIDTLLATLANSPTGCNDRLLRFLVVSDRDMMQRLRLMVIESLEEQMRRHAAMPDFLSAAVTAYRQQGVDELFRGAPHLLVVSGAESASCPKEDVDLALAYFELLAQSAGLGTTWCGYLKFAVDAAPQLRQCLGFGQQTPFYAMLFGHPNVRYARTVQRDNAAKIEYFTLNPTITADN; translated from the coding sequence ATGAAAAAACTAAATTTTACTGTAGATTCGAGCAAGTGCATCCGTTGCGACGCCTGTGTTGCCGACTGCCCACGGCACATAATCTACCGCACGGAAACCGAAAATGACGGGCTGCCAGCCATACCGCCGCTGCAGGAACAAAACTGCCTTGAATGCCAGCACTGCCTTGCGGTATGCCCTGCCGGCGCAGTGAGCATACTTGGCCGACACCCGCAAAACAGCATTGAACTGACACCCGCAAAACTTCCTACTGCAGAGCAGATGCACACCTTGCTGCGTGCAAGGCGAAGCGTGCGCCAATACAAAAATGAAAATGTCCCGTCGAATCTCATTGATACGCTGCTTGCCACGCTCGCAAACTCTCCCACAGGTTGCAACGACCGCCTGCTGCGCTTTCTTGTGGTAAGCGACCGCGACATGATGCAACGGCTGCGTCTTATGGTCATTGAATCCCTGGAAGAGCAGATGCGGCGCCATGCCGCCATGCCGGATTTTTTGTCTGCGGCTGTAACTGCATACAGACAGCAGGGTGTTGACGAGCTGTTTCGCGGCGCTCCGCATTTGCTGGTTGTTTCCGGGGCAGAAAGCGCAAGCTGCCCCAAGGAAGATGTTGACCTTGCCCTGGCCTATTTTGAGCTACTGGCGCAAAGTGCAGGATTAGGCACAACCTGGTGCGGTTATTTGAAGTTTGCGGTGGATGCAGCCCCGCAATTGCGCCAATGCCTTGGTTTTGGTCAGCAAACGCCGTTTTATGCCATGTTGTTTGGCCACCCCAATGTGCGTTATGCCCGCACAGTACAGCGCGACAATGCGGCAAAAATTGAATATTTTACGCTCAACCCCACAATCACTGCTGATAATTAG
- a CDS encoding nuclear transport factor 2 family protein: protein MNATMPEAVKIFMDATNTGNVVGLDAFLAADAILLDAPENSEIRGARAIKSSLKESRDKFALVVSVSDVKCADNHVILSTMASGNFPGSPLAFTYDFTMNGVMIQHLTVDLA, encoded by the coding sequence ATGAACGCAACTATGCCCGAAGCGGTAAAAATCTTTATGGATGCCACAAATACAGGCAATGTCGTTGGGCTCGACGCTTTTCTGGCTGCGGACGCAATTCTGCTCGATGCGCCGGAAAACAGCGAGATTCGCGGAGCCAGAGCCATCAAGAGCTCTTTAAAGGAATCAAGGGATAAATTCGCGCTGGTCGTCTCAGTCAGCGACGTAAAATGCGCCGACAACCATGTAATACTTTCAACCATGGCAAGTGGAAACTTTCCGGGCAGCCCGTTGGCATTCACTTATGACTTTACCATGAATGGCGTGATGATTCAGCACCTGACCGTCGATCTTGCATGA